The following are encoded in a window of Brevibacillus ruminantium genomic DNA:
- a CDS encoding Ger(x)C family spore germination protein encodes MSRFPKWLAVVLCTSMLLSGCWNALDIEQMLYIDSIGVDYVDKKVVVYLQDIGFSNIAKKESNQKETEEKIAVVKGTGNTVEGAILQIYSSSQQRLVWSHVHSIVFTERALKNHLFSQAMDTLDRYQEFRYTIWTFATKDSLEDIFYSRPILGISTLYAMLANPKSVYNQYLLIRPILLVHVISKHNEPNGVVRLPYLTILKNQWTENNMPKPHLKMDGFCFMQDNHLLGCLSRKDASGIRWIDKKTERTFLHPTKKGSAILTLEKLHVHIDPQLKGGKPAFHIKVKAEGYTTQVLEPTPIHKLEKEAQKKIESEIRHVYEKGLKEGIDTLGLGHLFYRKYPHDWHRLSKDGTLPLVRDSIQSIRAKINITDGGISKIRQHKSPHQKKR; translated from the coding sequence ATGAGTCGGTTTCCTAAATGGCTGGCTGTCGTATTGTGCACCTCCATGTTGCTGAGCGGTTGCTGGAACGCCCTGGATATTGAACAAATGCTCTACATCGATTCGATTGGGGTCGACTATGTCGATAAAAAAGTCGTGGTCTACCTGCAAGACATCGGCTTTTCGAATATCGCCAAAAAAGAAAGCAACCAAAAAGAAACCGAGGAGAAGATTGCCGTTGTAAAAGGGACTGGGAATACTGTGGAAGGGGCGATTCTCCAAATTTATTCATCTTCCCAGCAGCGGCTGGTCTGGAGCCACGTCCATTCCATCGTCTTTACCGAAAGAGCATTAAAGAATCATCTCTTTTCCCAAGCAATGGACACATTGGACCGCTACCAGGAATTTCGCTATACGATCTGGACCTTTGCTACCAAGGATTCACTGGAGGACATTTTTTACTCCAGACCAATCTTGGGTATCTCTACTCTTTATGCGATGCTTGCTAATCCCAAAAGCGTCTACAATCAATACTTGTTGATCCGACCGATATTGCTGGTTCACGTCATTTCAAAGCATAATGAGCCAAACGGCGTCGTTCGTCTCCCCTATTTAACCATACTGAAAAATCAATGGACGGAGAACAATATGCCGAAACCTCATTTAAAAATGGATGGATTCTGCTTTATGCAGGATAACCATTTGCTCGGCTGTTTGTCCCGAAAGGATGCATCGGGCATCCGTTGGATTGACAAAAAGACAGAGCGCACCTTTCTTCACCCAACGAAAAAAGGCTCAGCGATCTTGACCCTGGAAAAGTTACATGTGCACATCGATCCCCAGTTGAAAGGGGGGAAACCGGCCTTCCACATCAAAGTAAAGGCAGAAGGCTACACGACACAGGTCCTGGAGCCCACCCCCATTCACAAATTGGAAAAGGAGGCGCAAAAAAAGATCGAAAGCGAAATCCGTCACGTGTATGAGAAAGGGCTGAAGGAGGGCATTGACACCCTTGGTCTGGGCCATCTCTTCTACCGCAAGTATCCTCATGACTGGCACCGGCTGAGCAAGGACGGAACCCTCCCCCTTGTACGGGATTCGATCCAAAGCATACGGGCAAAGATCAATATCACCGACGGCGGAATCTCGAAGATCCGGCAGCATAAATCTCCCCACCAGAAGAAAAGGTAA
- a CDS encoding spore germination protein, which translates to MDNNRQRETPYDPISNHGELPPLNRLRAADIRQLFSGCHDVSVEEYGFLPHTPSLQVYLIYANGLCDKRKIMHMFLPRISELFEAKEIANAEDLERKRPFLLSKLKVPDAHTVVDHVFNGKLLLLFEAWETIFSIDLTDRPERSPEEPSTEVSVRGPRDGFIEDITVNVALVRKRLKTPLLHYEVYTAGSQTRTRIGLMYLHQTVDPKLIEEIRNKLSSIKTNGIVSSTQLEELILDTPFTLLPMYEYTGRPDFAVNSLLTGRFVIFVDGSPTALVAPVNFSFLLNTAEDVNVSFYQAVFVRLIRLISVGTALFLPGFWVALITYHQDQLPYTLIATIFLSRQGVPLPAALETLLMLMLFELFREAGLRMPTPIGQTLSVVGGLVVGQAAISAGLTSPASLVIMAISVMATYTILNQSLVASISITRIAILLICSFLGAFGFMMALIGTLLFYGNTRSYGVYYMEPFSPPVMKDLLKVLIRTPWRLWEGRASILKRSSRKELDSE; encoded by the coding sequence ATGGACAACAATCGTCAACGCGAAACTCCCTATGATCCCATTTCCAATCATGGAGAGCTGCCTCCACTGAATCGACTACGCGCCGCGGACATTCGTCAACTTTTCTCCGGATGCCACGATGTTTCAGTGGAAGAGTATGGCTTTCTCCCACATACGCCAAGCCTTCAAGTATATCTGATCTATGCGAATGGTTTATGCGATAAGAGAAAGATCATGCATATGTTTCTTCCGAGGATCAGTGAGCTGTTCGAAGCAAAAGAGATCGCGAACGCAGAAGATCTGGAAAGAAAGCGCCCTTTTCTGTTATCGAAGTTGAAGGTACCCGATGCCCATACGGTCGTCGACCACGTCTTCAACGGCAAGCTGCTTCTGCTCTTTGAAGCATGGGAGACGATCTTCAGTATAGATCTGACCGATCGACCCGAACGAAGTCCGGAGGAGCCTAGTACGGAGGTTTCCGTCAGAGGACCGCGAGATGGATTTATTGAAGATATAACGGTCAATGTAGCGCTGGTTCGCAAACGGCTTAAAACGCCGCTCCTCCACTATGAGGTATATACGGCAGGCAGCCAAACACGCACCCGCATCGGTTTGATGTACTTGCATCAAACGGTTGATCCCAAATTGATTGAGGAGATTCGCAACAAACTCTCCTCAATCAAAACAAACGGCATCGTTTCAAGCACTCAGCTTGAGGAGCTAATCCTGGACACTCCTTTTACACTTTTGCCTATGTACGAGTACACCGGCAGGCCGGACTTTGCCGTAAATAGCTTGCTAACTGGCCGTTTCGTTATTTTCGTCGACGGTTCCCCGACAGCATTGGTCGCACCCGTTAACTTTTCGTTTCTCTTGAATACAGCAGAGGACGTCAATGTATCCTTCTACCAGGCGGTTTTTGTACGACTGATCCGCCTTATCAGCGTAGGCACAGCCCTCTTTTTGCCGGGATTCTGGGTTGCGCTGATCACCTATCATCAGGACCAGCTCCCTTATACGCTGATTGCTACCATATTTCTGTCTCGTCAAGGGGTTCCGCTTCCTGCTGCCCTTGAGACTTTGCTCATGCTGATGTTATTTGAACTCTTCAGGGAAGCAGGCTTGCGCATGCCGACACCAATCGGTCAAACGCTCTCGGTCGTAGGTGGCCTAGTCGTGGGACAAGCCGCTATTTCGGCAGGGTTGACATCGCCTGCGAGTCTGGTCATCATGGCCATTTCCGTCATGGCTACTTATACCATTTTGAATCAATCCCTGGTCGCGTCGATCAGCATTACCCGTATCGCTATTCTTCTGATCTGTTCGTTTCTGGGGGCTTTCGGGTTTATGATGGCTTTGATTGGCACTCTGCTTTTCTACGGAAACACTCGCTCCTACGGTGTGTATTACATGGAGCCTTTTTCACCGCCGGTTATGAAGGATTTATTGAAAGTTCTCATCCGAACTCCCTGGCGTTTGTGGGAGGGGCGGGCCAGCATTTTAAAGCGTTCCTCCCGCAAGGAGCTGGATTCGGAATGA
- a CDS encoding GerAB/ArcD/ProY family transporter: MQNGISFIQVVFILMLSNGLVNHVIIIPHMLEAARRDAWISIICAAPLYFLLIGIIAYIFRKTGKEPLLSWIKRRYGAGITNFLIVLLSVYLFAIAVITMKDTITWVNLTFAPRIPMIVLAVVFGCVCLVNCLFGIRSISILSVFLLPVVVILGFFVMTTNFQYKDYTYLKPFMEFGWAPVLRGMIYAGSGFSEMILILLMKQYIGPKVNFWKLALLGLIQIWLTMGPLIGAIAEFGPQEAAKLRFPAYEEWRLVKIGLYIEHVDFFSIYQWFSGATIRVSLALYLLAELFKLPDGRKRVYILAGFFLLTLGLSVWPKNDIWFYEFLTRVLLPSLLVLSLFLAVMLGLLALFSRRKGQTDGQQSSTRNSL; encoded by the coding sequence ATGCAAAATGGCATTTCTTTTATACAAGTGGTATTTATCCTCATGCTGTCCAATGGCCTGGTCAATCACGTCATCATTATCCCGCATATGCTGGAAGCAGCAAGGCGCGATGCATGGATTTCGATCATCTGCGCCGCCCCGCTGTACTTCCTCTTGATCGGGATCATCGCTTACATTTTTCGCAAAACGGGGAAAGAGCCCTTGCTTTCGTGGATCAAAAGGCGCTACGGAGCAGGCATCACGAACTTTTTGATTGTCTTGCTGTCTGTCTATCTATTCGCCATTGCCGTCATCACGATGAAAGACACCATCACCTGGGTAAATCTCACCTTTGCTCCGCGTATTCCGATGATCGTTTTGGCCGTTGTCTTTGGTTGTGTATGCCTCGTCAATTGCCTTTTTGGCATACGCTCGATCTCCATCCTTTCTGTTTTTCTACTGCCTGTCGTTGTCATTCTCGGTTTCTTTGTCATGACGACCAATTTTCAGTACAAGGATTACACCTACCTCAAGCCCTTTATGGAATTTGGCTGGGCTCCTGTGCTTCGAGGGATGATCTATGCCGGTTCAGGTTTTTCCGAGATGATTCTCATCTTGCTGATGAAACAGTACATCGGCCCAAAGGTGAACTTCTGGAAGCTGGCGCTGCTTGGCCTGATTCAAATATGGCTGACGATGGGACCTCTGATCGGAGCCATTGCCGAATTTGGTCCCCAGGAAGCAGCCAAATTGCGCTTTCCCGCCTACGAAGAGTGGCGTCTGGTCAAAATTGGCTTGTACATTGAACACGTCGATTTCTTCAGTATCTACCAATGGTTTAGCGGTGCGACGATTCGCGTTTCCCTCGCCCTCTATCTTTTGGCCGAGCTGTTTAAATTGCCGGATGGACGAAAACGTGTTTATATCCTCGCGGGTTTCTTTCTGCTCACACTCGGACTCTCCGTATGGCCAAAAAATGACATCTGGTTCTATGAATTTCTTACCCGTGTTCTATTGCCCAGTCTCTTGGTTCTTTCCCTGTTTTTGGCTGTGATGCTTGGATTGCTGGCTCTATTCTCTCGCAGGAAGGGGCAGACAGATGGACAACAATCGTCAACGCGAAACTCCCTATGA
- a CDS encoding spore germination protein: protein MRNLLEWLKQKKTTPRSPLAAPLSGSAGRGISSNLLENIQEIQRLFSLAPDLIIRYLDNAKTNERAVLVYLSGLVDKNAIDNNIIAPLLRRGHTKTKESRLDQVITVGSIEVITDWGRVERAVLLGNSLVFMEGKQEAYEIKATGWPQRAIEDPQTEASLLGAHQGFVETSEQNIAMIRRYIPNRTLKIREMHIGERGICKVSVIYLEDVVYSDVLNELIKRIQQVDVDAILNTGELQEMIEDSRYSPFPLLITTERPDTTASHILQGRIAVVVDRSPKVLVGPASFSTFFQNVDDYNIRWPIATFFRVLRFSAFLIATFLPALYIALISFNYEIVPLDLLISIGESRERVPFPPLLEAMLMEITLEMLREAGVRLPAPIGQTVGIVGGIVIGQAAVQAGIVSNIMVIVVAFTAIASFIIPNYNMASAIRLVRFLMMVLAAMFGIVGIVIGLMCLVGHFLTLESLGVPYGTPLAPVRFSDWKDLFVRLPLRGMDKRPVSTRAVQLRKQDHKPSGEAES, encoded by the coding sequence ATGAGAAACCTTCTCGAATGGCTCAAACAAAAAAAAACCACTCCCCGTTCTCCGCTGGCAGCACCCCTGTCTGGATCAGCAGGGCGCGGCATCAGCAGCAATCTGTTGGAGAACATCCAGGAGATTCAGCGGCTTTTTTCCCTTGCCCCTGATCTGATCATTCGCTACCTGGACAACGCCAAAACAAATGAGCGGGCTGTATTGGTCTATTTGAGCGGCTTGGTAGACAAAAACGCCATCGATAACAATATCATTGCACCGCTACTGAGGAGGGGGCACACAAAAACAAAAGAGAGCAGGCTTGATCAAGTCATCACGGTCGGCAGCATCGAAGTGATCACAGATTGGGGACGTGTGGAACGGGCCGTTTTGCTGGGCAACAGTCTGGTTTTCATGGAAGGCAAACAGGAAGCTTATGAAATCAAAGCCACAGGCTGGCCGCAGCGGGCCATCGAAGACCCGCAAACCGAGGCTTCGCTTCTGGGAGCCCATCAAGGCTTTGTAGAAACCAGTGAGCAAAACATTGCCATGATCCGCCGCTATATCCCCAATCGCACGTTGAAAATCAGAGAGATGCACATTGGGGAGAGGGGGATCTGTAAGGTATCCGTCATCTATCTGGAGGATGTCGTCTATTCTGACGTTCTGAATGAATTGATCAAGCGCATCCAACAGGTCGACGTCGATGCGATCTTAAACACGGGTGAATTGCAGGAGATGATCGAGGACAGCCGGTATTCCCCGTTTCCGTTGCTCATCACCACGGAACGTCCGGATACGACCGCGTCTCATATTTTGCAGGGCAGAATCGCGGTGGTCGTGGACCGTTCACCCAAAGTGCTAGTTGGGCCTGCAAGCTTTTCCACCTTCTTCCAAAATGTGGATGATTACAACATTCGCTGGCCGATTGCAACCTTCTTCCGGGTCTTGCGATTTTCCGCCTTTTTGATCGCGACGTTTCTGCCGGCGCTGTATATTGCGCTCATCTCCTTTAACTATGAGATCGTGCCTCTCGACTTACTGATCTCTATTGGTGAATCGAGAGAACGCGTACCCTTTCCTCCGCTCTTGGAAGCGATGCTGATGGAAATTACGCTCGAAATGCTGCGCGAGGCGGGGGTCCGGCTGCCAGCTCCGATTGGCCAGACAGTGGGCATCGTCGGTGGTATCGTCATTGGTCAAGCTGCGGTGCAAGCAGGGATCGTCAGCAACATCATGGTCATCGTTGTTGCCTTTACGGCGATCGCTTCGTTTATCATCCCGAATTACAATATGGCCTCAGCCATTCGTCTGGTTCGCTTTCTGATGATGGTGCTTGCCGCCATGTTTGGAATCGTGGGGATTGTGATCGGCTTGATGTGCTTGGTTGGACATTTTCTTACCCTGGAATCTTTGGGTGTTCCCTATGGGACTCCTTTGGCACCTGTTCGATTCTCTGATTGGAAGGATCTCTTTGTCCGCCTGCCGCTGCGGGGGATGGACAAAAGGCCAGTCAGCACCAGAGCCGTCCAGTTAAGAAAACAGGATCATAAGCCGTCGGGGGAAGCGGAATCATGA
- a CDS encoding GerAB/ArcD/ProY family transporter, whose protein sequence is MNPYAPRQISVLQYIFFIHGAQVGFSVLTLPRELAEIAGTDGWISIILGWLLAVLVSLITIQTMKRYPNSTILDLLPHLFGKWGGKLITVVTLLYFFFATTTILLSIVSLLKLWLLSQTPYYLIMFLILVPVLFIVGKGVKTLARYAELIFYLSLWVPIVLILSIKEMHFLYLLPVWKAGLQPVLKAVPTTIIAFLGFEIAFFLYPYLRKKQFASVGIVIANTLSMGVFLFGTLAAYVTFSPDEITHLDFPVLSMWKVIEYRFLERLDLVFLAFYLFIISTSWMPYMYFSVFSLGKLWRQSYERGYLIALMLLLTAGTYLYTPSFTDVQKLRFGWNWAGMVFGYAVPVFLWAYTRLFDYVSQRRIP, encoded by the coding sequence ATGAATCCATACGCTCCCAGGCAAATAAGTGTGCTGCAATACATCTTTTTCATCCATGGAGCACAGGTCGGATTCTCTGTTTTGACACTTCCCCGTGAATTGGCCGAAATCGCCGGAACGGATGGTTGGATATCGATCATTCTGGGGTGGCTGCTCGCGGTTTTGGTTAGTCTGATCACCATCCAAACGATGAAAAGGTATCCCAATTCGACGATCCTGGATCTCCTGCCCCATTTATTCGGCAAATGGGGCGGGAAACTCATCACCGTGGTCACCTTACTCTATTTTTTCTTCGCGACGACAACGATTTTGCTGAGTATCGTTTCCCTTTTGAAGCTGTGGCTGCTGTCGCAAACTCCATACTATTTGATCATGTTCCTGATTTTGGTTCCGGTTCTGTTTATCGTCGGCAAAGGGGTAAAGACATTGGCCCGTTATGCGGAATTGATTTTTTACCTCAGCTTATGGGTTCCGATCGTTTTGATTCTATCGATCAAGGAAATGCACTTTCTCTATCTGCTGCCCGTGTGGAAAGCGGGACTTCAACCGGTTCTGAAGGCTGTACCGACTACCATTATTGCTTTCCTCGGATTTGAGATCGCTTTTTTTCTTTATCCCTATCTGCGGAAAAAACAATTTGCTTCCGTTGGTATCGTGATTGCCAATACTTTGTCCATGGGCGTTTTCTTGTTTGGCACGCTCGCAGCCTACGTCACGTTTAGCCCGGACGAGATCACCCATTTGGACTTCCCTGTCCTCAGCATGTGGAAAGTCATTGAATACCGCTTTTTGGAGCGTCTGGATCTTGTATTTCTCGCCTTCTATCTGTTTATCATCTCGACGTCCTGGATGCCGTACATGTACTTTTCCGTCTTCTCACTTGGAAAACTGTGGAGACAATCATATGAGCGCGGGTATCTGATCGCTTTGATGCTGCTTTTAACCGCTGGAACGTATCTGTACACGCCCTCGTTTACGGATGTACAAAAGCTTCGTTTCGGTTGGAACTGGGCTGGAATGGTGTTTGGATATGCGGTTCCCGTCTTCCTGTGGGCCTATACCCGGTTGTTTGACTACGTCAGTCAAAGGAGGATACCATGA
- a CDS encoding Ger(x)C family spore germination protein, with product MTRRLSIFALTVWLAILPGCSDRINLEDITLTLMTGIDLNEKNELLFYIVSPVFNKIAKRKVEEFGVRADSVKQARARMDTLVSALTVEGKTQVLALGKRLVEHPDWFILLDTIYRDARVTVNSRIVVVDGPLHDVFHFNPPDKPIIPIHLTKLLDTANRRNYTVRTTASELRSMMADKGITPSVSEFKKLHAGVEVMGTSLLDKHGKYATRLLPKDTVLLQTLTHGKKGETIITIQVPDHLNPNRLIKPKLTFFAKDISRKIKTGYQNGQFEFDVKIKMNISISERLFAFDVTKQRKELEKLVKEELAKRYTKLIHQWQKLQLDPVGFGQYARAYQYKEWKKVEDDWPKAFSQAKVKVTPIIFIKGNGIID from the coding sequence ATGACGCGCCGTTTGTCTATCTTCGCACTGACTGTTTGGCTGGCAATTTTGCCGGGCTGTTCGGATCGGATCAATCTCGAGGATATTACCTTGACTCTGATGACCGGGATTGATCTAAACGAAAAAAATGAACTGCTTTTCTACATCGTTAGCCCGGTCTTTAACAAAATCGCCAAAAGGAAAGTGGAGGAGTTTGGGGTTCGAGCAGACAGCGTAAAACAAGCGAGGGCAAGGATGGATACCCTGGTATCAGCTTTGACGGTTGAGGGGAAAACCCAAGTTTTGGCCCTTGGCAAGAGGCTGGTAGAACATCCCGACTGGTTCATTCTTCTCGACACCATCTATCGGGACGCCAGAGTGACGGTTAATTCGCGCATCGTAGTGGTAGATGGGCCTTTACATGACGTTTTTCACTTTAATCCGCCTGACAAGCCCATCATTCCCATCCATCTGACCAAACTGCTGGATACAGCCAATCGCCGCAATTATACCGTCAGGACGACAGCCAGCGAATTACGCAGCATGATGGCGGACAAAGGGATAACCCCGTCTGTGTCCGAATTCAAGAAATTGCATGCTGGCGTTGAAGTGATGGGCACCTCTCTTCTGGATAAGCACGGAAAGTACGCCACCAGGCTGCTTCCCAAAGATACGGTTCTGCTGCAGACCCTGACGCATGGAAAAAAAGGAGAAACTATTATCACCATACAGGTTCCTGATCATCTCAATCCGAACCGGCTCATCAAACCAAAGCTCACCTTTTTTGCCAAGGATATCTCCAGAAAGATTAAAACCGGCTATCAGAATGGCCAATTTGAATTCGATGTGAAGATCAAAATGAATATCTCTATCTCTGAGCGGCTGTTTGCGTTTGATGTAACCAAACAGCGCAAGGAACTAGAGAAGCTGGTGAAGGAGGAACTGGCCAAAAGATATACAAAGCTGATTCATCAATGGCAGAAGCTTCAACTTGATCCGGTTGGCTTTGGACAATACGCGAGAGCCTATCAGTACAAAGAATGGAAAAAGGTAGAGGACGATTGGCCCAAAGCCTTTTCGCAGGCGAAGGTGAAGGTTACCCCAATCATTTTCATCAAAGGGAACGGAATCATCGATTAA
- a CDS encoding 1,2-dihydroxy-3-keto-5-methylthiopentene dioxygenase: protein MAKVRFHDNNEYLTGEDVISFLETQGIIYERWGVDRLDEQLRNNYSPTDEEKQQILDAFKPEIDAISQRRGYLTADIIVLSDKTPNLDELLVKFKGEHHHTDDECRFCVDGHGIFAIKGKDGRYFDAELEPGDLISVPPNYRHYFTLMDDRKIKAIRLFVTPAGWEAIY from the coding sequence ATGGCAAAAGTACGTTTTCACGACAACAACGAGTATCTGACGGGAGAAGATGTGATCTCCTTTTTGGAAACACAGGGGATCATTTACGAACGCTGGGGTGTAGATCGTCTGGATGAGCAGCTCCGCAACAACTACAGCCCGACCGATGAAGAAAAGCAACAAATTCTGGATGCTTTCAAACCGGAAATTGACGCCATCAGCCAACGCCGCGGTTATCTGACAGCCGACATCATCGTGCTGTCCGACAAGACGCCAAACCTGGACGAATTGCTGGTAAAATTCAAAGGGGAGCATCATCACACAGACGACGAGTGCCGCTTCTGCGTGGACGGTCACGGTATTTTTGCTATCAAGGGCAAAGACGGCCGTTACTTTGACGCCGAGCTGGAGCCGGGCGATCTGATCTCCGTTCCTCCGAACTACCGCCACTACTTCACCCTGATGGATGACCGCAAGATCAAAGCGATCCGCCTGTTTGTAACCCCTGCAGGCTGGGAAGCGATCTATTAA
- a CDS encoding methylthioribulose 1-phosphate dehydratase produces the protein MSTTLEQRLDAFRRLDEAKLTFARRDWFPGTSGNLSIKLSDDPLHFAVTASGKDKTKLSPEDYLVVDGDSKPVEPTSLKPSAETMIHAVVYRIIPKAQACFHVHTVWNNLISELYFSQRAFSIQGQELIKGLGIWEENARITVPIVENFADIPTLASAIDKVITPEIPGVLIRNHGIYAWGDSDFAAKRHLEAFEFLFEYHARWLQLRQAAVVTP, from the coding sequence ATGAGCACAACATTGGAACAACGCTTGGATGCTTTCCGCCGCCTGGACGAAGCCAAGCTGACATTTGCCCGCCGGGACTGGTTTCCCGGAACCAGCGGCAATCTCTCGATCAAATTGAGCGATGACCCGCTTCACTTCGCCGTAACAGCGAGCGGCAAAGATAAAACCAAGCTGTCCCCGGAGGACTACCTGGTCGTAGACGGAGATTCCAAACCGGTGGAGCCTACCTCGCTCAAGCCTTCAGCCGAAACGATGATTCACGCCGTCGTCTACCGTATCATTCCCAAGGCACAGGCCTGCTTCCATGTTCATACCGTATGGAACAACCTGATTTCCGAGCTATACTTCAGTCAGCGCGCCTTCTCCATTCAGGGTCAGGAGTTGATCAAGGGACTGGGCATCTGGGAAGAAAATGCTCGCATCACTGTTCCGATTGTCGAGAATTTTGCCGATATTCCTACGCTCGCCTCAGCCATTGACAAGGTGATTACGCCGGAAATCCCCGGTGTGCTGATTCGCAATCACGGCATCTACGCTTGGGGCGACAGCGATTTTGCAGCCAAACGTCATCTCGAAGCCTTTGAATTTCTGTTTGAATATCACGCGCGCTGGCTGCAGCTTCGCCAAGCCGCTGTGGTTACACCATAA
- a CDS encoding 2-hydroxy-3-keto-5-methylthiopentenyl-1-phosphate phosphatase, with amino-acid sequence MSKQLVLFCDFDGTITEKDNIVAIMRRYAPPEREELIEQILTQKVSIQEGVGALFQLLPSELKQEIIDFIVAEATIRPGFAEFVHFCREQGIELLITSGGIDFFVEPILAPYELDVPIYCNGSDFSGPRITITWPHSCDEQCQNRCGMCKTTIIRRYDPEHYYRIVIGDSITDLAGAKIADFVIARSLLEQKSEELGLPYRPFSTFHDVIAILQELKHQQEVLST; translated from the coding sequence ATGAGTAAACAACTCGTGTTGTTCTGCGATTTTGATGGGACGATTACGGAAAAAGACAATATCGTGGCGATCATGCGCCGTTATGCACCACCTGAGAGAGAAGAGCTGATCGAACAGATTCTCACCCAAAAAGTCTCGATCCAGGAGGGAGTCGGAGCGTTGTTTCAACTGCTCCCCTCCGAGTTGAAACAAGAGATCATCGACTTTATCGTCGCGGAAGCAACGATTCGTCCCGGCTTTGCCGAGTTCGTCCATTTTTGTCGGGAGCAGGGCATCGAGCTGTTAATCACCAGCGGCGGCATCGACTTTTTCGTCGAGCCGATCCTCGCGCCGTATGAGCTTGATGTACCGATTTATTGCAACGGCAGTGATTTCAGCGGACCGCGGATCACCATTACCTGGCCGCATAGCTGTGACGAGCAATGCCAGAATCGCTGCGGCATGTGCAAGACAACGATTATCCGCCGCTACGATCCTGAGCACTACTACCGCATTGTGATCGGTGACTCCATTACCGACCTGGCCGGTGCCAAAATTGCTGACTTTGTCATCGCGCGTTCGCTGCTGGAACAAAAAAGCGAGGAGCTGGGACTTCCCTACCGGCCGTTCTCCACGTTTCATGATGTCATCGCTATTTTGCAGGAGTTGAAACACCAACAGGAGGTTCTATCAACATGA
- a CDS encoding 2,3-diketo-5-methylthiopentyl-1-phosphate enolase: MSEPRILVTYLTQAKDLQKKAEAIAVGMTVGSWTDLPAAKQEELKPYLGEAVSSQVLETAENGESRGLITVSYPLRNFTADIPSLLTGIFGKLSMDGKIKLVDIDFPDSLLSSFPGPKYGISGLRERLGIHDRPLLMSIFKSCLGLPFDDLKTQFRAQALGGVDLVKDDEIFFADDRAPFLERIRAFKQIARETEAETGKAVLYAANLTGPIHDLNERAKRAVDAGADCLLFNVLAFGYDALHRLAADPDIQVPIMAHPALAGAFYPSPDYGIATPLLLGKLMRVAGADLVLFPSPYGNVALNKDEALQLSQHLIQPFGSLRQSFPVPSAGIHPGLVPQLYEDFGLNQVVNAGGGIHGHPGGATAGARAFVAAIDAVVAGQTLEEAAAASTELAQALAKWGAK; encoded by the coding sequence ATGAGTGAGCCGCGCATCCTCGTTACCTATCTGACGCAGGCCAAAGACCTGCAAAAAAAGGCGGAAGCCATCGCTGTCGGCATGACCGTCGGCAGTTGGACTGATCTGCCCGCAGCCAAACAGGAAGAACTGAAGCCCTATCTGGGAGAAGCAGTCAGCTCCCAGGTGCTGGAGACTGCAGAAAATGGCGAGAGCCGCGGTCTGATTACCGTCAGCTACCCGCTCCGTAACTTTACGGCAGATATTCCTTCCTTGTTGACCGGCATCTTCGGCAAATTATCCATGGACGGCAAAATCAAGCTGGTCGATATCGATTTCCCGGACTCGCTTCTCTCTTCTTTTCCCGGACCAAAATACGGCATCAGCGGTCTGCGTGAGCGACTTGGCATTCACGATCGCCCCCTGCTGATGAGCATTTTCAAGTCCTGCCTGGGATTGCCGTTTGACGATTTGAAAACACAGTTTCGCGCCCAGGCACTCGGCGGGGTCGATCTGGTCAAGGATGACGAGATTTTTTTTGCAGACGACCGCGCACCTTTTCTGGAGCGCATTCGTGCCTTTAAACAAATTGCCCGGGAAACGGAGGCGGAAACAGGCAAAGCTGTTCTGTACGCAGCCAATCTCACCGGTCCAATTCACGACCTGAATGAACGTGCCAAGCGCGCTGTTGACGCAGGAGCGGACTGCCTGCTGTTCAACGTGCTCGCTTTTGGCTACGACGCGCTTCACCGTCTTGCCGCAGATCCGGACATCCAGGTGCCAATCATGGCGCATCCCGCGTTGGCAGGCGCATTTTACCCCTCGCCCGATTACGGAATCGCGACGCCGCTATTGCTGGGCAAGCTTATGAGAGTCGCCGGGGCGGACCTGGTGCTCTTCCCGTCCCCCTATGGCAATGTGGCGCTGAACAAAGACGAAGCACTTCAACTGTCCCAGCATTTGATCCAGCCATTTGGATCACTGCGCCAATCCTTCCCCGTACCATCGGCTGGTATACACCCAGGGCTTGTTCCCCAGTTGTACGAAGACTTCGGATTGAACCAGGTCGTCAACGCCGGTGGCGGGATTCACGGACATCCTGGAGGTGCCACCGCCGGTGCGCGTGCATTTGTCGCCGCCATTGATGCGGTCGTCGCCGGCCAAACATTGGAGGAAGCCGCAGCCGCTTCCACCGAGCTGGCACAAGCTCTTGCAAAATGGGGGGCGAAGTAA